From the Pseudodesulfovibrio alkaliphilus genome, one window contains:
- a CDS encoding lipoprotein-releasing ABC transporter permease subunit translates to MRFETFVALRYLFALRRQAFISIISLFAVFGVAIGVGALIVVIGVMNGFSTDLRDKILGVNAHILVSSLRGGIKDYREMAHQATQVPGVIGVTPFVYSEVMLSTRNGVKGVVLRGIDPDTSDSVLSLSKDMISGGIANLDDSAEVPGIIIGSELANRLGLAQGSEVHLLSPSGRAGAAGFTPKVRPFVVAGIFRTGMFEYDSSLGYVTIPAARQLLGFKDDVVSGLEVSVNDVYNVETVSALLRDRIGSFTVHVRHWQEMNANLFAALELEKTAMFIILAMIVLVGSFSIVTTLVMLVIQKTKDIAVLMSLGADVSSIRRIFMLQGTFIGLAGTVLGFLIGVPVSMLLKEYQFIKLPSNVYPVDYLPVRLEALDLAAIGLAAFLLCFLATIYPARRAAALNPSDALRYE, encoded by the coding sequence ATGAGATTCGAGACGTTTGTCGCGCTGAGATATCTGTTCGCCCTGCGCAGGCAGGCGTTTATATCCATCATTTCGCTTTTTGCCGTTTTCGGAGTGGCCATCGGGGTCGGTGCGCTCATCGTGGTCATTGGTGTGATGAACGGTTTTTCGACCGACCTGCGCGACAAGATTCTTGGCGTGAACGCCCACATCCTCGTCTCCTCCCTGCGGGGAGGCATCAAGGATTACCGCGAGATGGCCCATCAGGCCACCCAGGTTCCGGGCGTAATCGGCGTCACTCCCTTTGTGTATTCCGAGGTCATGCTCTCTACTCGCAACGGGGTCAAGGGCGTGGTTCTGCGCGGCATCGACCCTGACACTTCGGACTCGGTGCTCAGCCTTTCAAAAGACATGATCAGCGGCGGCATAGCCAATCTTGACGATTCGGCCGAGGTGCCGGGCATCATCATCGGTTCGGAGCTGGCCAACAGGCTCGGGCTGGCCCAGGGCTCGGAGGTGCATCTGCTGTCTCCTTCGGGCAGGGCCGGTGCGGCGGGTTTCACACCCAAGGTCAGGCCCTTTGTGGTGGCCGGAATCTTCAGGACAGGGATGTTCGAGTACGACTCGTCCCTTGGGTACGTGACCATTCCCGCAGCGCGCCAATTGCTCGGCTTCAAGGACGATGTGGTCTCGGGGCTCGAGGTCAGCGTCAACGATGTTTACAACGTGGAGACCGTCTCCGCGTTACTGCGCGACCGCATCGGGTCTTTTACGGTTCATGTGCGCCACTGGCAGGAGATGAACGCCAATCTCTTCGCCGCCCTGGAGCTGGAGAAGACCGCCATGTTCATCATTCTGGCCATGATCGTTCTCGTCGGTTCCTTCAGCATTGTCACGACATTGGTCATGCTGGTGATTCAGAAAACCAAGGATATTGCGGTGCTGATGTCTCTCGGCGCAGATGTTTCCAGCATCAGGCGCATTTTCATGCTGCAGGGGACGTTCATCGGACTGGCAGGAACGGTACTCGGCTTTCTCATTGGTGTGCCGGTGAGCATGTTGCTCAAGGAGTACCAGTTCATCAAGCTGCCGAGCAATGTCTACCCCGTGGACTATCTGCCGGTTCGGCTTGAGGCGCTTGACCTCGCGGCCATCGGTCTGGCGGCGTTCCTTTTGTGTTTTCTGGCGACCATTTACCCGGCGAGACGGGCTGCCGCCCTGAACCCGAGCGATGCCTTGCGTTATGAGTAA
- the bamA gene encoding outer membrane protein assembly factor BamA, producing the protein MLISRARMMAILVLVTLLLVHAGIARAQSVAGDVRVAVLPFVINAGDEFSYLKDSLPELLADRLRDVGFDVVAGTEVRNVLHDKNITSVTTTTAREVAMLTGAGFAVFGAMNQIGNAISLDSRLVDAYGSDGGKSISVTKDGLINLLPAVDDLVARMRVDLLKLEVVAEVDVEGTKVLDKDVVLMRLTIQRGDMLTAKAANTALKNIYDLGYFDDVRVRIDDVPEGKRVVFVVVEKPRIQALGVRGSDAIKSGDILEAVSTKKGGLVNPKVLADDIRVIREMYRKDGYYKAKVSHEIEDAGSGVARLTFVVDEGPKLYITDVVIDGAKQLDPSDIKGVLALKERGMFSWITNTGVLKEELLDRDAAAIEAYYNSKGFIEVRVGRPEVDIKDNGITVTYQVWEGNRYKMGDTIFKGDLIEDPSKLAEITDIGKLKDKDEYFDRSLLKGDVDKLTTYYNDYGYAYTDVKVNLRDNPETQIVDVVYTISKHQRVHIRRVLIEGNTVTRDNVILRDMRLADGDMFSGEKLKRSHERLTNLGYFERVDISPVPTGNPEEMDLVVKVKDKPTGRIGGGIGYSTYDNVYLAAQVSESNLFGKGYLLSLNGAFSGRKTVYTLTFRNPNLNDSEVGMTLEAHKRDEEYNTYTKRSVGGVASFDYPIGEYTTVAWDYTAEYYVLSDISSDASQSVRDDEGSHFLSKLGVGISRDTRDNFMFTTSGTVTTLGVAYGGGPLGGTDDFVKYTGSFQWYTPALEEVVFFSKVWGGYLHRNFGNSEVPTDQRFELGGVGSVRGYSSYAISPLDGKDGEEGGNKAFYVNFELRRQLSKEYGIGSLLFFDAGNSWKESEMFFSSPVRKGTAPTLGLYKSVGAGINWYSPMGPIGIVYGYGLDRLGGTGRHKIEMLMGQQF; encoded by the coding sequence ATGCTCATTAGTCGCGCTCGCATGATGGCGATCCTGGTCTTGGTTACACTTTTGCTCGTCCACGCTGGCATTGCTCGTGCGCAGAGTGTCGCCGGGGATGTCAGGGTCGCTGTTTTGCCTTTTGTCATCAACGCAGGTGACGAGTTCTCCTATCTCAAGGACAGTCTGCCGGAACTCCTGGCTGATCGATTGCGCGATGTGGGTTTCGATGTGGTGGCTGGAACTGAGGTCAGGAACGTACTTCATGACAAGAATATCACCTCGGTGACAACAACCACGGCACGTGAGGTGGCCATGCTTACCGGGGCTGGTTTCGCGGTCTTCGGCGCCATGAACCAGATCGGAAATGCCATTTCGCTGGATTCACGGCTCGTGGATGCCTACGGCAGTGATGGCGGAAAATCGATCTCCGTGACCAAGGACGGGCTCATCAATTTGTTGCCGGCCGTTGACGATCTGGTGGCTCGTATGCGGGTGGACCTGCTCAAGCTCGAAGTTGTTGCCGAGGTGGACGTCGAGGGAACCAAGGTGCTGGACAAGGACGTGGTTCTCATGCGCCTCACCATCCAAAGAGGCGACATGCTCACGGCGAAGGCCGCCAACACTGCGTTGAAGAATATTTATGATCTCGGATATTTCGATGATGTCAGAGTGCGCATCGATGATGTGCCCGAGGGCAAGCGCGTGGTTTTTGTCGTTGTGGAGAAGCCGCGCATCCAGGCATTGGGCGTCCGTGGTTCAGACGCTATCAAGTCCGGGGACATTCTGGAAGCCGTGTCCACCAAGAAGGGGGGCCTGGTCAACCCCAAGGTGCTGGCCGACGACATCCGCGTCATTCGGGAAATGTACCGCAAGGACGGCTACTACAAGGCCAAGGTGTCCCATGAAATCGAGGACGCCGGGAGCGGCGTCGCCCGCCTGACGTTCGTCGTGGACGAAGGCCCCAAGCTGTACATCACCGATGTGGTCATCGACGGGGCCAAGCAGCTCGATCCCTCTGACATCAAGGGGGTGTTGGCTCTCAAGGAGCGCGGAATGTTCTCCTGGATAACCAATACCGGCGTGCTCAAGGAAGAACTTTTGGACCGCGATGCCGCCGCCATTGAGGCGTATTACAACAGCAAGGGCTTTATCGAGGTCCGTGTGGGCAGGCCCGAGGTGGACATCAAGGATAACGGCATCACCGTCACCTATCAGGTTTGGGAAGGCAATCGCTACAAGATGGGCGATACCATCTTCAAGGGGGATCTCATTGAGGACCCGAGCAAGCTCGCTGAAATTACCGACATCGGCAAACTCAAGGACAAAGATGAATACTTCGATCGTTCCCTGCTCAAGGGAGATGTCGATAAGCTGACGACGTATTACAATGATTACGGATATGCCTATACGGATGTGAAGGTGAACCTCAGGGACAATCCCGAAACCCAGATTGTCGATGTGGTCTACACCATCTCCAAACATCAGCGGGTGCATATCCGCCGTGTGCTCATTGAAGGCAATACCGTCACCCGTGATAACGTCATACTGCGTGACATGCGGCTTGCCGATGGCGACATGTTCAGCGGCGAGAAGCTCAAGCGCTCCCACGAGCGACTGACCAATCTCGGATATTTCGAGAGAGTGGATATTTCGCCGGTTCCCACGGGTAACCCGGAAGAGATGGACCTTGTCGTCAAGGTCAAGGACAAACCCACTGGTCGTATCGGCGGCGGTATCGGCTATTCCACCTATGACAATGTTTACCTCGCGGCCCAGGTTTCCGAGTCAAACCTCTTCGGCAAGGGATACCTGCTTTCCCTCAACGGCGCATTCAGTGGCCGGAAGACCGTCTATACCTTGACCTTCCGCAATCCCAATCTCAATGATTCCGAGGTGGGCATGACTCTTGAGGCCCACAAACGCGACGAGGAATACAACACCTACACCAAGCGTTCGGTGGGAGGTGTCGCAAGTTTCGACTATCCCATCGGCGAATACACCACAGTGGCTTGGGACTATACAGCAGAGTATTATGTGCTGTCAGACATCAGCAGCGATGCGTCCCAGTCGGTCAGGGACGACGAGGGTTCTCATTTCCTCAGCAAGCTGGGTGTCGGCATCAGCCGCGATACACGTGACAATTTCATGTTCACCACCAGCGGCACGGTCACGACTCTCGGCGTAGCCTATGGCGGAGGGCCTCTCGGTGGAACAGATGATTTTGTCAAATATACCGGGTCTTTCCAGTGGTACACTCCGGCTCTGGAAGAGGTCGTGTTCTTCTCCAAGGTATGGGGCGGCTACCTGCACCGGAATTTCGGCAACTCCGAAGTGCCGACGGACCAACGGTTCGAGCTTGGCGGCGTGGGTTCTGTTCGCGGTTATTCTTCCTATGCCATCTCGCCCCTTGACGGGAAGGACGGCGAAGAGGGCGGCAACAAGGCGTTCTATGTGAATTTTGAGCTGAGGCGGCAATTGAGCAAGGAGTACGGTATCGGCTCTCTGCTTTTCTTTGATGCAGGCAACTCGTGGAAGGAGAGCGAGATGTTCTTTTCCTCGCCTGTTCGCAAGGGCACGGCTCCAACGCTGGGGCTCTACAAGAGTGTCGGCGCGGGTATCAACTGGTATTCGCCCATGGGGCCGATCGGCATTGTCTACG
- a CDS encoding ABC transporter ATP-binding protein, with protein MSKEAIYRLIAVDKEFEGPSETVKVLKNVDLNIAQGESLAILGSSGSGKTTLLHLLGTLDTATSGKIFLDDVDLSTLGGRQRARLRNRDIGFVFQFHHLLPEFTTLENVAMPAFIAGKGRSEGIRMAAETLEMVGLGHRAQHKVTTLSGGERQRAAIARAILLKPSVLLADEPTGNLDEENGSRIGELLVALNEELGMTFVVVTHNPALAGMMHRRLELRSGELYAH; from the coding sequence ATGAGTAAAGAGGCTATATACCGATTGATTGCCGTGGATAAGGAATTTGAAGGGCCTTCGGAAACGGTGAAAGTGCTCAAGAATGTCGACCTGAACATCGCCCAGGGAGAATCCTTGGCCATTCTCGGGTCGTCTGGCTCGGGAAAGACCACTCTTTTGCACCTTCTCGGAACGCTGGACACGGCAACCTCGGGCAAGATATTTCTCGACGACGTTGATCTTAGCACTCTGGGTGGCAGACAGCGTGCGCGGCTGCGTAACCGCGACATTGGGTTCGTGTTTCAGTTCCACCATCTGCTTCCGGAGTTCACGACCCTCGAGAATGTGGCCATGCCTGCCTTCATCGCGGGCAAGGGGCGGAGCGAGGGTATCAGGATGGCGGCCGAGACCTTGGAAATGGTCGGTCTCGGACACCGGGCGCAGCATAAGGTGACGACCCTGTCGGGAGGCGAGCGCCAGCGGGCGGCCATTGCCAGGGCGATTCTCCTTAAGCCGAGCGTATTGCTGGCTGACGAGCCCACTGGCAACCTTGACGAGGAGAACGGCTCCAGGATCGGGGAGCTTCTCGTTGCATTGAATGAAGAGTTGGGTATGACTTTTGTTGTCGTGACGCATAACCCGGCCCTGGCCGGGATGATGCACAGGCGGCTGGAATTGCGCTCAGGAGAATTGTATGCTCATTAG